A genomic segment from Acidimicrobiia bacterium encodes:
- a CDS encoding tetratricopeptide repeat protein yields MTGSKRAQPIPTGLLTIVVVLMIVVTGLGGAIVFLQLRPDPVPETMTALEITSWRDTVDKNPGAAWALAGLGNALLRNGEAEEARQTLERALEIDPNQWSALLDLAVMVRREDQNRATEMLTRSAEYAPRENKALPFIALGDLLLEMDRPTEAQEAFQEAIADNRFVSDAHFGLGRALEAQGEIDSAIAAYEQASAFNPTNTDIRDALARLGAAATTP; encoded by the coding sequence ATGACTGGAAGTAAGAGAGCGCAGCCGATCCCGACTGGTCTTCTGACCATCGTGGTTGTCCTGATGATCGTCGTGACCGGTCTGGGAGGCGCGATCGTCTTTCTACAGCTCCGCCCCGATCCCGTACCGGAGACGATGACCGCCCTCGAGATTACATCCTGGCGCGACACCGTTGATAAAAACCCTGGTGCCGCCTGGGCTCTCGCCGGCCTCGGAAATGCACTGCTCCGAAACGGCGAAGCCGAAGAAGCTCGGCAAACACTCGAGCGCGCACTGGAAATCGACCCCAACCAGTGGTCGGCACTACTGGACCTCGCTGTCATGGTGAGGAGGGAAGATCAAAACAGGGCAACCGAGATGCTCACCCGGTCGGCCGAATACGCTCCGCGAGAAAACAAGGCGCTGCCGTTCATCGCTCTCGGCGACCTGCTGCTCGAGATGGATCGGCCCACGGAAGCCCAGGAGGCTTTCCAAGAGGCCATCGCGGACAATCGTTTCGTCTCAGACGCGCACTTCGGGCTCGGTAGAGCGCTGGAGGCGCAGGGCGAGATCGATAGTGCAATCGCCGCATACGAACAAGCGTCAGCCTTCAACCCCACAAACACCGACATCCGCGATGCGCTCGCCAGGCTCGGTGCCGCTGCCACGACACCATAG
- a CDS encoding cytochrome c3 family protein: MRRRFRTVGLVVCVMAAMLVPVTGAMAQDASNVGDPAAGAVDPHGGYSSTTQFCLQCHDVHNANGSYGLMGAVSVTAVCQTCHALPRLGGGGVTVPSHNPTPNLNPDGSVKTLGTTSSFSAYDLTGGVGEEHTIGATDIDGNPMTQSAYQYRGRFLGTDSAVAAGAGTAGEYAGGLYCASCHTAHGEYGQVVNDPVEPTATSPGDEGVHFYQGNTQLWLDYSGDATNPNADWFACEAAADVMIGTGVGTACAKRFDALTINDEEGKPSSLFGYKLLSSYPNHTWGSKSSFKFDNHAHDVSVWCSKCHDSKSIDTAGIHNHPTGCLACHGNPSDVDSRGRFTVATAFDFPHTSPNAAFLRALPDALCISCHTRGSLP; the protein is encoded by the coding sequence ATGAGACGGCGATTCAGAACCGTCGGACTCGTTGTGTGTGTAATGGCTGCGATGTTGGTCCCGGTAACGGGGGCGATGGCGCAGGATGCGAGCAATGTTGGTGATCCAGCTGCCGGGGCAGTTGATCCGCATGGTGGGTACTCGTCGACTACGCAGTTCTGTCTGCAATGTCATGACGTCCATAATGCAAACGGATCGTACGGTCTCATGGGGGCAGTCAGTGTGACAGCCGTCTGTCAGACTTGCCATGCGTTGCCGAGGTTGGGTGGAGGCGGAGTAACGGTTCCGAGCCACAATCCAACGCCAAATCTCAACCCCGACGGGTCGGTCAAGACACTCGGTACGACGTCGTCGTTCAGTGCCTACGACCTAACGGGTGGGGTGGGCGAAGAGCACACGATCGGTGCTACAGACATTGACGGCAACCCGATGACGCAGTCTGCCTACCAATACCGTGGACGGTTCCTCGGAACCGATTCTGCCGTTGCGGCGGGTGCGGGCACTGCAGGTGAGTACGCCGGCGGTCTTTACTGCGCCAGTTGCCACACGGCACACGGCGAGTACGGCCAGGTTGTGAATGATCCGGTCGAACCGACGGCAACCAGTCCTGGCGACGAGGGTGTGCACTTCTATCAGGGGAATACGCAACTCTGGTTGGACTACTCCGGCGACGCGACAAACCCGAATGCCGACTGGTTCGCATGTGAAGCCGCGGCCGATGTAATGATTGGCACCGGCGTCGGCACCGCCTGTGCGAAGCGATTCGACGCGCTGACGATCAACGATGAAGAGGGCAAGCCCTCTTCGCTGTTCGGCTACAAGCTGCTGTCGTCATATCCGAATCACACATGGGGGAGCAAGTCGAGCTTCAAGTTCGACAACCACGCGCATGATGTATCGGTGTGGTGCTCAAAGTGCCATGATTCGAAGTCGATCGATACTGCGGGCATTCACAATCACCCGACGGGCTGCCTGGCTTGCCACGGCAACCCTTCGGATGTCGACTCGCGAGGTCGATTCACTGTTGCGACGGCCTTCGACTTCCCGCATACGTCGCCAAATGCGGCCTTCCTGCGGGCGTTGCCTGACGCACTCTGCATCAGCTGCCACACGAGGGGAAGCCTGCCGTAG
- a CDS encoding cytochrome c3 family protein, giving the protein MTKLVRFRVPGAQWRRIALATTLSVVFGALTFLPAAAGPDQRADTAATSMPFAILAVAQAVEFPDPHGLLSAATNGCLSCHDVHNAAGTTLLATATEKEACYRCHDGSGSTSDIRAEFGESNLGESTQPSYHPLPHALDGYSVTCGDCHTPHQARSEFTKLLRINDGSGGWVYSPVGTPIGNTYCYRCHGAASPFPAPFGDQTAFDGGVHQMLGGDPPSGSGIQCVNCHNGHGSAYPGLSQQEATCFTCHNTATPNTNPDLPFDTTDLEYAFTAAANDYDPTDADGLIRIYHHPIGDHEQDVGSREVECASCHNAHRVDREYSATGSKISNPGDTRGDVAITWTDGTFTRGTISQFCVACHQDPTTTAPINAGTWVPYDVRLTNDSAVLNGSGGPHDTFDATYYFTNERSDHGAGAQLACTACHDPHGSSNSYLLREYVISPGQAGVPAGTVGPRVTGFIDEDTPEQQAILSDFCGSCHGDHHTPNRLCTQCHNHGSTRF; this is encoded by the coding sequence TTGACCAAACTCGTCAGGTTTCGAGTACCGGGCGCACAATGGCGGCGGATCGCTCTTGCGACCACGCTGAGCGTTGTGTTCGGTGCCCTTACATTCTTGCCGGCTGCGGCCGGACCGGACCAACGCGCGGACACGGCAGCAACTTCAATGCCCTTTGCGATCCTCGCGGTGGCTCAGGCAGTTGAGTTCCCGGACCCTCACGGTCTCCTCAGCGCCGCCACGAACGGGTGTCTCTCCTGCCACGACGTCCACAATGCCGCCGGAACCACATTGCTGGCAACCGCCACCGAAAAGGAAGCCTGCTACCGATGCCACGACGGGAGTGGATCGACGTCCGACATCCGCGCAGAGTTCGGCGAGTCGAATCTGGGGGAGAGCACCCAACCTTCGTATCATCCCCTCCCCCACGCGCTCGACGGATACTCGGTCACGTGTGGCGACTGCCACACGCCACATCAGGCTCGATCCGAGTTCACGAAACTCCTGCGCATCAACGATGGTTCCGGTGGCTGGGTCTACTCGCCGGTCGGCACTCCGATTGGCAACACCTACTGCTACCGGTGCCACGGTGCCGCCTCTCCATTCCCCGCTCCGTTTGGCGATCAGACTGCGTTTGACGGAGGCGTTCACCAAATGCTCGGGGGCGATCCTCCCTCGGGATCGGGCATCCAGTGCGTGAACTGCCACAACGGCCATGGCTCGGCCTACCCGGGCCTCTCCCAACAAGAGGCCACCTGCTTCACCTGCCACAACACGGCAACGCCCAACACCAACCCCGATCTTCCCTTCGACACCACCGACCTCGAGTACGCCTTCACGGCGGCAGCCAACGACTACGACCCCACCGACGCCGACGGCTTGATTCGCATCTACCACCACCCCATCGGCGACCATGAACAAGACGTTGGTAGCCGTGAGGTCGAGTGCGCGTCATGTCACAACGCTCATCGGGTTGACCGTGAGTACTCAGCAACTGGGAGCAAGATCTCGAATCCGGGAGACACCCGAGGCGACGTCGCCATCACCTGGACGGACGGCACGTTCACCCGGGGCACCATATCGCAGTTTTGCGTTGCGTGTCACCAGGACCCGACCACGACCGCTCCAATCAACGCCGGCACCTGGGTCCCCTACGACGTGCGGCTCACCAACGACTCAGCCGTGCTGAACGGGAGCGGCGGACCCCACGACACGTTCGACGCCACGTACTATTTCACCAACGAACGGTCGGACCACGGTGCGGGCGCCCAACTCGCCTGCACCGCCTGCCACGACCCGCATGGCTCCTCGAACTCATACCTGTTGCGCGAGTATGTGATCAGCCCCGGACAGGCAGGTGTGCCCGCCGGCACCGTCGGCCCACGGGTTACCGGATTCATCGATGAGGACACCCCAGAACAGCAGGCAATCCTCTCTGACTTCTGTGGCAGCTGCCACGGCGACCACCACACACCCAACAGGCTCTGCACACAGTGCCACAATCACGGATCGACGCGGTTCTGA
- a CDS encoding Rrf2 family transcriptional regulator, translating into MLITREVDYAVRCVLDVARTGHTSTGAVAERAGIPPSILGRIVAAVSKAGILTTRRGVNGGIDLARDPSEISLLNVIEAVQGPLFVNICCEHPETCDTAADCPIRPVCEDAFDELRRVFSVTYDTLLNGGHIPLRPFVQEE; encoded by the coding sequence GTGTTGATCACCCGCGAGGTCGACTATGCCGTGCGCTGTGTTCTCGACGTAGCCCGCACCGGGCACACCTCCACCGGAGCAGTCGCGGAACGGGCCGGGATACCCCCATCGATCCTCGGGCGCATCGTGGCGGCCGTGTCGAAAGCGGGCATACTCACCACCAGACGAGGAGTCAACGGCGGGATCGATCTTGCGCGCGATCCAAGCGAGATCAGCCTGCTCAACGTCATAGAGGCCGTGCAAGGCCCACTCTTCGTCAACATCTGCTGCGAGCATCCCGAAACCTGTGACACCGCAGCCGACTGTCCGATCCGACCCGTCTGCGAGGACGCCTTCGACGAGCTGAGGCGGGTCTTCTCGGTGACCTACGACACATTACTAAACGGCGGCCACATCCCTCTCCGCCCGTTCGTCCAAGAGGAGTAG